In one window of Pristiophorus japonicus isolate sPriJap1 chromosome 9, sPriJap1.hap1, whole genome shotgun sequence DNA:
- the LOC139273526 gene encoding zinc finger protein 664-like, whose translation MEKPWECGDYGKRFNYPSELEVHWRTHTGERTFTCSKCGKGFTRSSHLLKHQRVHTGARPFTCSDCGKGFTQSSSLLTHQRVHTGERPFTCSECGKGFTRSSHLLRHQQVHTGERPFTCSECGKGFTLSSSLLTHQ comes from the coding sequence atggagaaaccgtgggaatgtggggactatgggaagagattcaattacccgtctgagctggaagttcattggcgcactcacactggggagagaacaTTCACCTGCtctaaatgtgggaagggattcactcgttcatcccacctgctgaaacaccagcgagttcacactggggcgaggccattcacctgctccgactgtgggaagggattcactcagtcatccagcctgctgacacaccagcgagttcacactggggagaggccattcacctgctctgagtgtgggaagggattcactcggtcatcccacctgctgaggcaccagcaagttcacactggggagaggccattcacctgctccgagtgtgggaagggattcactctgtcatctagcctgctgacacaccagtga